A window of the Henckelia pumila isolate YLH828 chromosome 3, ASM3356847v2, whole genome shotgun sequence genome harbors these coding sequences:
- the LOC140888346 gene encoding mitogen-activated protein kinase kinase kinase 20-like, giving the protein MHWIRGEELGRGGFAFVSKGVIQQEDSSCLVVAVKSSKSSECKSLVKEKKLLDRFNNCPFIIRCFGDETSQEDGQELYNIFLEYASGGCLAGEINKSSNAGKGLPEPLVKKHTRSILVALSHMHAMGYVHCDIKPHNILIVKEAGVEDTAKLADLGSALNMRGRGGEDEDDDDGGFRGTVLYAAPESISNQTYVPQSDVWSLGCTVLSMLTGNNSPWKFDKSCMNAVDVMMKIGCSDQIPEMPRKLISKEAMDFLKKCFVKDPTSRCTAHVLLDHPFIKAAPLAGRCSSSSRRHHHHHHLASRLFHGISSLVPTCFHLHHSAAVS; this is encoded by the coding sequence ATGCATTGGATTAGAGGAGAAGAATTGGGAAGAGGTGGTTTCGCTTTTGTGAGCAAAGGCGTAATCCAACAAGAAGATAGCAGCTGCCTGGTGGTTGCTGTAAAATCATCAAAATCATCGGAATGCAAATCACTAGTGAAAGAAAAGAAGTTGTTGGATCGTTTCAACAATTGTCCGTTCATCATCCGATGTTTCGGGGACGAGACGTCCCAAGAAGATGGTCAGGAGTTGTACAATATCTTTCTCGAGTACGCCTCCGGAGGTTGTTTGGCCGGCGAGATCAACAAGTCTTCTAACGCCGGAAAAGGCTTGCCGGAGCCTCTTGTGAAGAAGCACACGAGATCAATTCTCGTGGCTCTTTCTCATATGCACGCAATGGGGTACGTGCACTGCGACATTAAGCCCCACAATATCCTCATCGTTAAAGAAGCTGGTGTTGAAGATACTGCGAAGCTCGCAGACCTTGGAAGTGCTCTTAACATGCGTGGCCGAGGCGGCGAAgacgaagatgatgatgatggggGTTTCAGGGGTACTGTTCTTTATGCAGCGCCGGAGTCGATATCCAATCAAACATACGTACCTCAATCGGATGTTTGGTCTTTGGGATGCACCGTTTTGTCCATGTTGACAGGGAATAATTCCCCTTGGAAGTTTGATAAATCATGTATGAATGCCGTTGATGTGATGATGAAAATCGGTTGTAGCGATCAGATTCCGGAGATGCCGAGGAAGCTGATTTCCAAAGAGGCCATGGATTTTCTCAAAAAATGTTTTGTTAAGGATCCAACATCAAGATGTACTGCCCACGTGCTTCTTGATCATCCCTTCATCAAAGCCGCCCCTCTTGCCGGAAGATGCAGCAGCAGCAGCCGccgccaccaccaccaccatcaTCTCGCATCAAGATTGTTTCACGGCATCAGCTCGTTGGTCCCCACCTGCTTTCATCTCCATCATTCGGCAGCAGTTAGCTAG